One segment of Mus caroli chromosome 6, CAROLI_EIJ_v1.1, whole genome shotgun sequence DNA contains the following:
- the Ghrhr gene encoding growth hormone-releasing hormone receptor isoform X2, with amino-acid sequence MDGLRRATCILCLLSLWGVTLGHLHLECDFITQLRDDELACLQAAEGTTNTSLGCPGSWDGLLCWPPTGSGQWVSLPCPEFFSHFGSDTGVVKRDCTITGWSNPFPPYPVACPVPLELLTKEKSYFSTVKIIYTTGHSISIVALCVAIAILVALRRLHCPRNYIHTQLFATFILKASAVFLKDAAIFQGDSTDHCSMSTVLCKVSVAISHLATMTNFSWLLAEAVYLSCLLASTSPRSKPAFWWLVLAGWGLPVLCTGTWVGCKLAFEDTECWDLDNSSPCWWIIKGPIVLSVGVNFGLFLNIICILLRKLEPAQGGLHTRAQYWYHSCGFPSQHFSLYRCLEFITSSSTSCLTVLALTSVYPWSWGWGPFRASLLLSSTASSIKR; translated from the exons ATGGATGGCCTGAGGCGGGCTACCTGTATCCTCTGCTTGCTGAGCCTGTGGGGAGTT ACACTGGGTCACCTCCACCTAGAATGTGACTTCATCACTCAGCTGAGAGACGATGAGCTTGCATGTCTTCAGGCAGCAGAGGGGACCACCAACACCTCCCTGG GATGCCCTGGGTCCTGGGATGGGCTGCTGTGCTGGCCCCCAACAGGCTCTGGCCAGTGggtctctctcccctgccctgaaTTCTTCTCTCACTTCGGCTCAGACACAG GGGTTGTGAAGAGGGACTGCACCATCACTGGCTGGTCTAATCCCTTCCCACCATACCCTGTGGCTTGCCCTGTGCCCTTGGAACTGTTAACCAAGGAG AAATCGTACTTCTCCACGGTGAAGATCATCTACACCACGGGCCACAGCATCTCCATTGTAGCCCTCTGCGTGGCTATTGCCATCCTGGTTGCCCTCAG GAGGCTCCACTGCCCCAGGAACTACATCCACACGCAGCTGTTTGCCACCTTCATCCTCAAGGCCAGTGCTGTGTTCCTGAAGGATGCCGCCATCTTCCAGGGAGATAGCACGGACCACTGCAGCATGTCCACT gtcctgtgcaaggTCTCTGTGGCCATCTCACATTTGGCCACCATGACCAACTTCAGCTGGCTGTTGGCAGAAGCTGTCTACCTGAGCTGCCTGTTGGCCTCCACATCCCCCAGGTCCAAACCAGCTTTTTGGTGGCTGGTCCTCGCTGGCTGGG GGCTCCCCGTGCTATGCACTGGTACGTGGGTGGGCTGCAAACTGGCTTTTGAGGACACTGA GTGCTGGGACTTAGACAACAGCTCCCCCTGCTGGTGGATCATCAAAGGGCCCATAGTCCTCTCTGTTGGG GTGAACTTTGGGCTGTTTCTCAATATAATTTGTATCCTGCTGAGGAAGCTGGAGCCTGCACAAGGCGGCCTACACACACGGGCTCAGTACTGGTaccattcat GCGGCTTTCCAAGTCAACACTTCTCCTTATACCGCTGTTTGGAATTCATTACATCATCTTCAACTTCCTGCCTGACAGTGCTGGCCTTGACATCCGTGtacccctggagctggggttggggTCCTTTCAG GGCTTCATTGTTGCTGTCCTCTACTGCTTCCTCAATCAAGAG GTGA
- the Ghrhr gene encoding growth hormone-releasing hormone receptor isoform X1: protein MQLGGITRDSLGGKGHGSLRLTAGTIAMDGLRRATCILCLLSLWGVTLGHLHLECDFITQLRDDELACLQAAEGTTNTSLGCPGSWDGLLCWPPTGSGQWVSLPCPEFFSHFGSDTGVVKRDCTITGWSNPFPPYPVACPVPLELLTKEKSYFSTVKIIYTTGHSISIVALCVAIAILVALRRLHCPRNYIHTQLFATFILKASAVFLKDAAIFQGDSTDHCSMSTVLCKVSVAISHLATMTNFSWLLAEAVYLSCLLASTSPRSKPAFWWLVLAGWGLPVLCTGTWVGCKLAFEDTECWDLDNSSPCWWIIKGPIVLSVGVNFGLFLNIICILLRKLEPAQGGLHTRAQYWRLSKSTLLLIPLFGIHYIIFNFLPDSAGLDIRVPLELGLGSFQGFIVAVLYCFLNQEVRTEISRKWYGHDPELLPARRTCTEWTTPPRSRLKVLTSEC from the exons ATGCAGCTAGGTGGCATCACCAGAGACAGCCTGGGAGGGAAGGGCCACGGCTCACTGAGGCTGACTGCAGGCACCATTGCCATGGATGGCCTGAGGCGGGCTACCTGTATCCTCTGCTTGCTGAGCCTGTGGGGAGTT ACACTGGGTCACCTCCACCTAGAATGTGACTTCATCACTCAGCTGAGAGACGATGAGCTTGCATGTCTTCAGGCAGCAGAGGGGACCACCAACACCTCCCTGG GATGCCCTGGGTCCTGGGATGGGCTGCTGTGCTGGCCCCCAACAGGCTCTGGCCAGTGggtctctctcccctgccctgaaTTCTTCTCTCACTTCGGCTCAGACACAG GGGTTGTGAAGAGGGACTGCACCATCACTGGCTGGTCTAATCCCTTCCCACCATACCCTGTGGCTTGCCCTGTGCCCTTGGAACTGTTAACCAAGGAG AAATCGTACTTCTCCACGGTGAAGATCATCTACACCACGGGCCACAGCATCTCCATTGTAGCCCTCTGCGTGGCTATTGCCATCCTGGTTGCCCTCAG GAGGCTCCACTGCCCCAGGAACTACATCCACACGCAGCTGTTTGCCACCTTCATCCTCAAGGCCAGTGCTGTGTTCCTGAAGGATGCCGCCATCTTCCAGGGAGATAGCACGGACCACTGCAGCATGTCCACT gtcctgtgcaaggTCTCTGTGGCCATCTCACATTTGGCCACCATGACCAACTTCAGCTGGCTGTTGGCAGAAGCTGTCTACCTGAGCTGCCTGTTGGCCTCCACATCCCCCAGGTCCAAACCAGCTTTTTGGTGGCTGGTCCTCGCTGGCTGGG GGCTCCCCGTGCTATGCACTGGTACGTGGGTGGGCTGCAAACTGGCTTTTGAGGACACTGA GTGCTGGGACTTAGACAACAGCTCCCCCTGCTGGTGGATCATCAAAGGGCCCATAGTCCTCTCTGTTGGG GTGAACTTTGGGCTGTTTCTCAATATAATTTGTATCCTGCTGAGGAAGCTGGAGCCTGCACAAGGCGGCCTACACACACGGGCTCAGTACTG GCGGCTTTCCAAGTCAACACTTCTCCTTATACCGCTGTTTGGAATTCATTACATCATCTTCAACTTCCTGCCTGACAGTGCTGGCCTTGACATCCGTGtacccctggagctggggttggggTCCTTTCAG GGCTTCATTGTTGCTGTCCTCTACTGCTTCCTCAATCAAGAG GTGAGGACAGAGATTTCACGCAAATGGTATGGCCACGACCCTGAACTTCTGCCAGCTCGGCGGACCTGCACTGAGTGGACCACACCTCCCCGATCGAGATTGAAGGTGCTGACCTCTGAGTGCTAG